The Salvelinus namaycush isolate Seneca chromosome 16, SaNama_1.0, whole genome shotgun sequence genome has a segment encoding these proteins:
- the LOC120061109 gene encoding DAZ-associated protein 2-like, giving the protein MNNKGSYPQQAVYPQQSSAPIYPPAMQVSPQAPPYSDAPPAYSEIYQPRYVHPSQAGQLQQMSQYPGTQMYMQLPQSMAVGPMGHNVPMAYYPMGAMYPPGSTVLLEGGYDAGARFGQSNSASIPPPPPGHMPNAAQLAAMQGANVMMTQRKNNFFVGGSNGGYTIW; this is encoded by the exons ATGAACAACAAAG GTTCCTATCCCCAGCAAGCTGTGTACCCTCAGCAGAGTAGTGCACCCATCTACCCACCTGCTATGCAAGTGTCTCCCCAGGCACCACCTTATTCAGATGCCCCACCTGCATACTCTGAG ATCTATCAGCCCAGGTATGTGCACCCATCTCAGGCTGGCCAGCTACAGCAAATGTCTCAGTACCCTGGCACTCAGATGTACATGCAACTGCCCCAGTCCATGGCTGTTGGACCAATGGGCCACAACGTCCCCATGGCGTACTACCCCATGGGAGCCATGTATCCCCCTGGCTCCACTGTGCTATTGGAGGGAGGATATGATGCTGGTGCTCGCTTTGGTCAAAGCAACAGTGCTTCCATCCCG CCCCCACCTCCTGGCCACATGCCTAATGCAGCTCAGCTGGCCGCCATGCAGGGTGCCAACGTCATGATGACACAGCGCAAGAACAACTTCTTCGTGGGTGGCTCCAATGGCGGGTACACCATCTGGTAA